Proteins from a single region of Methanobacteriaceae archaeon:
- a CDS encoding translation initiation factor IF-2 subunit alpha produces the protein MVRMKHKWPQEGDLVVATVHKVLNYGAFAKLEEYPGEEAFIHISEVSAGWVKNIRDYVRENQKIVARVLRVNPKKGHVDVSMKRIREDQRTRKIQQWKIEQKAEKLLEFAAKSINKDLDAAYDEVGYAMMDEFGDLYGAFEISAEEGVDSLIERGMDETWAAAITEVAKKNISPPEVQITGYVDLTSYASDGVEIIRKALNSINKDNISVQCVGAPRYRLRVKSSDYITAETMLKDAADKAIQTVIAAGGEGEFHRELE, from the coding sequence ATGGTAAGAATGAAGCATAAGTGGCCACAAGAAGGTGATTTAGTCGTGGCCACCGTGCACAAAGTCCTCAATTACGGTGCATTCGCCAAACTGGAAGAGTATCCTGGAGAAGAGGCTTTCATCCACATCTCTGAAGTATCAGCAGGCTGGGTGAAAAACATCCGGGATTACGTTCGGGAAAACCAGAAAATAGTTGCCCGTGTTCTTCGAGTTAACCCTAAAAAGGGGCATGTGGATGTTTCCATGAAAAGGATCCGTGAGGATCAGAGGACCCGCAAAATCCAGCAATGGAAAATAGAACAAAAGGCTGAAAAACTCCTTGAATTCGCAGCAAAAAGTATTAATAAGGATTTGGACGCAGCTTACGATGAAGTAGGCTATGCGATGATGGATGAATTCGGAGATCTCTACGGTGCATTTGAAATATCTGCTGAAGAAGGTGTGGATTCTCTAATTGAGAGGGGGATGGATGAAACATGGGCAGCTGCCATAACTGAAGTTGCCAAGAAGAACATTTCCCCACCTGAAGTACAAATTACTGGTTATGTGGACCTAACTTCCTATGCATCGGATGGTGTTGAAATCATACGCAAAGCCTTAAATTCAATAAATAAGGACAATATATCGGTCCAATGTGTGGGTGCACCACGTTACCGTCTAAGGGTAAAATCTTCTGATTACATCACTGCTGAAACCATGTTAAAAGATGCGGCAGATAAAGCCATACAAACTGTTATAGCAGCTGGTGGTGAAGGCGAGTTTCACAGGGAATTAGAATGA
- a CDS encoding proteasome assembly chaperone family protein, giving the protein MKETFIKMIKEVELEDPIFIEALPGIGHVGKLVAEHIIHELGAEKFAELYSPSFPPQVFVDEDGIVEPMKNEFYYLKAQGEDKRDFIFLGGNTQGLSPEGQYEICGFVLDFVEKYGVKEIYTLGGLGTGQPVEKPKVFGAATSKELAEDLQERGVTLRSADGGIIGASGLILGLGMSRGMNGVCLMGETPGYFIDADASKAVLTVLLEMLKIEVDVAKLEERAEETRKMITKAQQMEREMAERMNIVPGEEDLRYIG; this is encoded by the coding sequence ATGAAGGAAACATTCATAAAAATGATTAAAGAAGTAGAACTTGAAGATCCCATTTTTATCGAAGCCCTACCAGGTATTGGTCATGTAGGTAAACTGGTTGCAGAGCACATCATCCACGAACTCGGGGCAGAAAAATTCGCAGAACTTTACTCACCATCATTCCCACCACAGGTCTTTGTAGATGAAGATGGAATTGTAGAGCCCATGAAAAACGAGTTTTATTATCTCAAAGCCCAGGGTGAAGATAAAAGAGATTTCATATTTTTGGGTGGAAACACCCAGGGACTCAGTCCAGAAGGTCAATATGAAATATGTGGTTTTGTACTGGACTTTGTGGAAAAATACGGTGTTAAAGAAATATACACATTGGGAGGACTTGGAACCGGCCAACCAGTAGAAAAACCAAAAGTTTTCGGAGCTGCAACCAGTAAAGAACTGGCAGAGGATCTTCAAGAACGTGGTGTCACCTTAAGGTCTGCTGATGGTGGTATAATCGGTGCCTCAGGATTAATTCTTGGTTTGGGCATGTCCAGGGGTATGAATGGTGTATGCCTAATGGGTGAAACTCCTGGATACTTCATTGATGCCGATGCATCCAAGGCAGTTCTCACTGTGCTTTTAGAGATGCTCAAAATCGAGGTTGACGTTGCAAAACTGGAGGAAAGGGCTGAAGAAACCCGGAAGATGATCACCAAAGCACAGCAAATGGAAAGAGAAATGGCTGAAAGGATGAACATCGTACCTGGGGAAGAAGACCTCCGATACATAGGTTAA
- a CDS encoding TIGR00375 family protein — protein MIIRADLHIHGPYSMATSRNMTPELLSSQGNLKGLHLVATGDAFHHKWLKMLEEATEEDGEGVFRIRETTKTHNEFLKEEIPEGFSKNPETKLILTSEVEDSKRVHHLLILPSFEAAYQMRKNLKGNLDSDGRPRLRMSGAEIQELALENSCIMGPSHAFTPWTSIYKEYNSVYDCYNETPAFLELGLSADTDMADRIQELQEIPFLTNSDAHSPWPHRLGREFNEIDVKNISFPALARAIADKKITANYGFDPRLGKYHHTACTKCYQHFHPEEAINMKMKCPCGGTIKKGVDYRVEELATWDEPHHPSHRPPYIHIMPLAEIISLTYSKGVTTKFVQKKWQELILKFGDEISVLIDAPMKQLVEIDPELARRIRAFRDKTLQIKVGGGGKYGEILFNEKSKVVSEPVKKNQNSTLDAFIK, from the coding sequence GTGATTATAAGGGCGGACTTGCATATCCATGGACCTTATTCCATGGCCACATCTCGAAATATGACTCCGGAGTTATTATCATCTCAGGGAAATCTGAAAGGATTGCATCTGGTTGCAACTGGGGACGCATTTCATCATAAATGGCTTAAAATGTTAGAAGAAGCCACTGAAGAAGATGGAGAGGGAGTATTCAGGATCAGGGAAACTACTAAAACTCACAATGAATTTCTAAAAGAAGAAATTCCGGAAGGGTTTTCTAAAAACCCGGAAACTAAACTCATCCTAACCTCGGAGGTGGAAGATTCAAAAAGAGTCCACCATCTGCTTATTCTCCCCTCATTTGAAGCTGCCTACCAGATGAGAAAAAATCTAAAAGGTAATCTTGATTCTGATGGCAGGCCAAGACTGCGCATGAGCGGTGCTGAAATACAGGAATTAGCCCTGGAAAACAGTTGTATAATGGGACCCTCCCATGCATTCACCCCCTGGACCAGCATTTACAAGGAATACAATAGTGTTTATGATTGTTACAATGAAACACCTGCTTTTCTGGAGCTGGGGCTCTCTGCAGATACTGATATGGCAGATCGTATCCAGGAATTGCAGGAGATACCCTTCCTCACCAACTCTGATGCTCATTCTCCCTGGCCCCACAGGCTGGGTCGTGAGTTTAATGAAATAGATGTAAAAAATATAAGCTTCCCAGCACTGGCTCGTGCCATTGCTGATAAGAAGATCACAGCAAACTATGGGTTTGACCCGAGGCTGGGTAAGTATCATCACACTGCCTGTACCAAATGTTACCAGCATTTCCATCCAGAGGAAGCCATCAACATGAAAATGAAATGTCCCTGCGGAGGAACCATAAAAAAAGGTGTTGATTACCGGGTGGAGGAACTAGCCACCTGGGATGAGCCTCATCACCCATCACACAGACCTCCTTACATTCATATCATGCCTCTGGCAGAAATCATTAGTTTAACCTATAGTAAAGGAGTCACCACCAAATTCGTTCAGAAAAAATGGCAGGAATTAATCTTAAAATTCGGGGATGAAATTTCTGTTTTAATTGACGCTCCCATGAAGCAACTGGTGGAAATTGACCCGGAACTGGCCCGAAGAATCAGGGCCTTCCGTGATAAAACCCTACAAATCAAAGTAGGTGGTGGGGGAAAATATGGTGAGATCTTATTCAATGAAAAATCAAAAGTGGTTAGTGAACCAGTTAAAAAGAATCAAAATTCTACCCTAGATGCCTTTATAAAATGA
- a CDS encoding PepSY domain-containing protein, translating into MIDSKILVSVVIVLLIGVAAAGYQISNTTQGLWQPVKPTTPDTSQQSSDSVGTDTGSQQSSASSVSTSSSSKSSGSGSSNVISSSKAKSIAQNFIKQEGATAGTPKLITSNGKQMYLVPVMMNGNQVGEIYIDAKTGENLGGAGGAP; encoded by the coding sequence ATGATAGACTCCAAAATCCTGGTATCCGTGGTCATAGTATTACTTATTGGTGTGGCTGCTGCAGGTTACCAAATATCCAACACTACTCAAGGACTGTGGCAACCAGTTAAACCAACCACTCCTGATACTAGCCAACAGTCCAGTGATTCTGTGGGAACTGACACTGGGAGTCAGCAAAGTTCTGCATCCAGTGTTTCAACATCGTCCAGCTCCAAGTCAAGTGGATCAGGAAGTAGTAATGTGATATCCTCTTCCAAAGCGAAATCCATTGCCCAGAATTTTATTAAACAAGAAGGAGCTACTGCAGGAACTCCTAAACTGATTACTTCCAATGGGAAACAGATGTACCTAGTTCCAGTGATGATGAATGGAAACCAGGTTGGTGAAATCTACATCGATGCCAAGACTGGTGAGAATTTAGGAGGAGCAGGGGGTGCTCCCTGA
- a CDS encoding proteasome assembly chaperone family protein encodes MVQMVETEVECCKIISEDVENAAVIEGSPELGLIGNIVGWLLVEELKMKEIGHIESKYFPPLAVLYRGVAIHPFRIYSADDLVLFLSDFVVPPNVTYDMTNAIVDWMDRNNSKEIITLNSIAVRQKSNGVAGAANSIEGLKRLGELDLPILPFGNINGLSGTLLTRSMSRDIPGSCLFAEVLNQYPDPRAAASVVDVLNRMLDIEVNSEPLLKEAEEIESRLKELAQAVQGEGESPAYS; translated from the coding sequence ATGGTGCAAATGGTGGAAACTGAAGTGGAATGCTGTAAAATAATATCCGAAGATGTAGAAAACGCAGCAGTTATTGAAGGATCCCCAGAATTGGGGCTTATTGGCAATATTGTGGGATGGCTTCTGGTTGAAGAACTGAAAATGAAAGAAATTGGACATATAGAATCCAAATATTTCCCTCCACTGGCAGTTCTCTACAGAGGGGTTGCTATACATCCCTTTAGAATCTACAGTGCTGATGACCTGGTTTTATTCCTATCAGATTTCGTGGTTCCCCCCAATGTTACCTATGACATGACCAATGCCATTGTGGATTGGATGGATCGCAATAACAGTAAAGAGATCATTACCCTAAACAGCATTGCAGTAAGGCAAAAAAGCAATGGTGTGGCAGGTGCTGCAAACTCCATAGAAGGACTTAAAAGATTAGGGGAATTGGATCTGCCTATACTTCCCTTTGGAAACATAAATGGACTTTCAGGCACCCTCCTAACCCGAAGCATGAGCCGTGACATTCCAGGTTCATGTCTATTTGCCGAGGTCCTAAACCAGTACCCTGATCCCAGGGCAGCTGCCAGTGTGGTGGATGTTTTAAATAGGATGCTGGACATAGAAGTTAACTCCGAGCCACTTTTGAAAGAAGCCGAAGAAATAGAGTCAAGACTAAAAGAACTTGCACAGGCTGTTCAAGGCGAAGGAGAATCACCAGCATACAGTTAA
- a CDS encoding 30S ribosomal protein S27e — MSKSKSNFLRVKCGDCGNQQVVFDHAASKVECIICGKSLVKSRGGKSEILAQIVEVLD, encoded by the coding sequence ATGTCAAAAAGCAAAAGCAACTTTTTAAGAGTTAAATGTGGAGATTGTGGCAACCAACAAGTAGTTTTTGATCATGCTGCCTCCAAAGTGGAGTGCATCATCTGTGGAAAGTCCCTGGTTAAATCCAGGGGTGGAAAATCAGAAATTTTAGCCCAAATAGTAGAAGTACTGGACTAA
- a CDS encoding RNA-protein complex protein Nop10, with translation MKMKMRRCRLCKEYTIKDHCPYCEGELEVIYPPKYSPLDKYGKYRRILKKQHAESN, from the coding sequence ATGAAAATGAAAATGCGGCGGTGTCGTTTGTGCAAAGAATACACCATAAAGGATCACTGCCCCTATTGCGAGGGAGAATTAGAAGTGATTTACCCTCCTAAATATTCTCCTCTGGATAAATATGGAAAATACAGAAGAATTCTCAAAAAACAACACGCTGAATCCAATTAA
- a CDS encoding 50S ribosomal protein L44e: MKIPKERKTYCPNCKKHTIHTVLESKRRKASELKWGQRQFRRVTAGYRGYPRPLPSGNKPTKKLDLRYKCKECNKSHIKRSTFRAGKVEFIQQ, from the coding sequence ATGAAGATTCCTAAAGAAAGGAAAACTTACTGTCCAAATTGCAAAAAACACACAATTCACACAGTTTTAGAGTCAAAAAGAAGAAAAGCCAGCGAATTAAAATGGGGTCAAAGACAATTCCGTCGAGTAACCGCCGGTTATCGTGGGTACCCTAGACCACTACCCTCAGGTAACAAACCAACCAAAAAGCTGGATTTAAGATACAAGTGCAAGGAATGCAATAAATCCCACATCAAAAGATCCACATTCCGGGCTGGGAAAGTAGAGTTCATCCAGCAGTAG